From Pontibacter actiniarum, a single genomic window includes:
- a CDS encoding T9SS type A sorting domain-containing protein — MKTNLYLRIAFLLSFFLSATLPAFAQTPGFIYKSATGGGSSVLDPNGDGYVSVSPRGFSGASDEGANYSEIPFRSFPALTTEPLGDLNTGSSGGHTDLAAPATPLTAPSTGSPIAAYFNGTHLLFRVRLGSSSTASKGYSVLIDSDQTFTGTGSNPGFEYEVLLASNFAVQVIKHSSSGSEVVFSGSVDQYAQKAVAASTSGGSPDYFYDFYVPLTAFKGGISATTPLRMSGITITSAQSGLTGTVSDVGGVNFQAYNYDAPSAWRALIGTFPATTLNTLQASGFPQLTAAAPTVTPPILANSTSISGTSTEAVGSVVTVYRNGTAVCGTSGQPSCPTVAANGTWTLTGISSTLLAAGDVITATMSPTGKTVSPASAPVTVSAGICLATPAPKLTGITGTTGNRSLVFTPSSSGYQVITVYNLTDNTSATTAPLNLTAGTSYPSASTGAPAALQVAQGKSYVITSTPTTQAGTATGCQSLRSNQLCFSSGGNSSTNPHTVTVTGVTYNSVLNSTNTSATTEVPTNITSLTVDINFNGATQAGNLVLYRNGTATTVSAPYTVGTTTQTLNVTGVSLAVGDVLSVRTVQTAGCSGASTTSNFLAVQPTTAAPTISEPKCGLVTTLTGTSAEPAGTVLQFYTGGTAGERNGTLVTQSGTSTPITATVTSTGAWAVDLSSVAGGGITAGTAITARAKAPGKVRSVNSNAVRATAGPTEPLVINTPITEGATSIAGTGPASAAGAKVILYIEGTPFATPVLVSSDGTWAVSGVAPQEVFAGASVTATYTPTDGCESAKAAPVVVACSPPSSAPTVSPAAATICSGDSATVTVNNSQPGVSYRLVTQAGTAPNYTYTETGSSVLGTGGALTLTSGALTSATTLRVRARKVGGTACDVVLPGSVVVTINPLPSNNYQLTISSNAGCAGTSPVITVANAQPGYRYELINDATKEPVITATDSDNPASPGTAGNLTFTVASVSATTTYGLRITDTSQPSSCSAENIQKVTYTVNGPLANQAVTISRSEICSGGSAVITVQTNNDGATYQLFEGSTNEQVPGTPNFTGNGTEMSVTVSPTATTTYYFKVTEANGCSVNLIDRETLIVSSGDVAVSAGESRTVCGSTVTLQGTNPAPGSGRWTLDYSPGNNTDAQIVSPENYVTEVTGLTSGIYVFRWTIDTSCGGSTGTADATVQITVNCPAVYNIAPPKYIDEYAVNDTMATATDPDEGIGDATYVAGSGFFPNEALEIATNGTIKVVNPAFLETGTYSFSVSTIDGRGIETITPILLRIYGEEPVIVPLPVELVYFTAAVQQGQVSLQWLTASEENNKEFIVERSEDGKQFAAIGKVAGAGTTTQPQRYAFVDTAPLSSTVYYRLKQVDYNGEFAYSNVVAVNTRGLVTEEEQLEAWPNPFRQQLNLTVAAPTAGEASVTLTDMQGQQVYQGTVQLQPGANTLTLPIRGLHSGMYILRLQGNGISGSTKVVKK; from the coding sequence ATGAAAACAAACTTGTACCTCAGAATAGCCTTTCTACTTTCGTTCTTTCTTAGTGCTACCCTGCCTGCCTTTGCGCAGACGCCGGGCTTTATTTACAAGTCAGCCACCGGTGGCGGCTCCAGTGTTCTGGACCCTAACGGAGACGGTTATGTATCCGTTAGCCCAAGAGGCTTTTCCGGAGCGTCAGACGAAGGCGCCAACTACAGTGAGATTCCCTTCCGCTCTTTTCCGGCACTTACAACAGAACCGCTGGGAGACCTGAACACTGGCTCCTCAGGGGGGCACACGGATCTGGCAGCACCTGCCACGCCGCTTACCGCACCCTCAACAGGTTCGCCGATAGCTGCTTATTTCAACGGCACCCACCTCCTGTTCCGGGTAAGGCTCGGGAGCTCCTCCACTGCCTCTAAAGGATACAGCGTGCTGATTGACAGTGACCAGACCTTTACCGGCACAGGCTCAAACCCGGGCTTTGAGTATGAGGTATTGCTTGCCTCCAATTTCGCTGTTCAGGTAATCAAACACTCCTCATCCGGAAGCGAAGTAGTATTTAGCGGCTCAGTGGACCAATATGCCCAGAAAGCAGTGGCTGCGTCTACCTCAGGGGGCAGCCCCGACTACTTCTATGATTTTTATGTGCCGCTAACAGCTTTTAAGGGAGGTATTTCGGCAACTACGCCCCTGCGCATGAGCGGTATTACCATCACCAGTGCACAAAGCGGCCTTACAGGCACGGTATCGGATGTGGGTGGGGTTAACTTCCAGGCCTACAACTATGACGCCCCCTCTGCCTGGCGCGCCTTGATCGGTACTTTTCCGGCCACGACCTTAAACACCTTACAGGCATCCGGCTTTCCGCAGCTAACCGCCGCTGCGCCAACAGTAACGCCTCCCATACTTGCCAACAGCACCTCAATCTCAGGCACTTCCACGGAGGCTGTCGGTTCGGTTGTGACCGTCTACAGAAACGGAACCGCTGTATGTGGCACCTCAGGCCAACCGAGCTGCCCTACGGTGGCGGCAAACGGCACCTGGACTTTGACCGGTATCTCTAGCACACTGCTAGCAGCGGGAGATGTCATCACCGCGACAATGTCTCCTACAGGCAAAACGGTCTCTCCCGCATCAGCACCTGTCACAGTTAGTGCAGGCATCTGCTTGGCTACGCCAGCGCCGAAACTTACAGGCATAACCGGCACAACAGGCAACAGGTCCCTCGTTTTCACCCCGAGCAGCAGTGGGTATCAGGTGATAACGGTTTACAATTTAACTGATAACACCTCGGCTACAACGGCCCCTCTAAACCTTACCGCGGGCACGTCTTACCCTAGTGCGTCTACAGGTGCACCGGCTGCGCTTCAGGTCGCGCAGGGCAAAAGCTATGTTATCACCTCTACCCCCACCACCCAGGCAGGAACAGCCACAGGTTGCCAGTCCCTCCGCTCAAACCAGCTATGCTTTTCATCCGGAGGAAACTCCTCTACCAACCCGCACACGGTAACCGTTACAGGTGTAACGTACAACAGTGTGCTAAACAGCACGAACACATCGGCCACTACCGAGGTGCCAACTAACATAACCTCTCTTACTGTTGACATAAACTTCAACGGGGCAACCCAAGCGGGCAACTTGGTTCTATACAGGAACGGGACGGCTACAACTGTATCAGCGCCTTATACGGTAGGCACCACCACTCAAACTCTCAATGTAACGGGTGTTTCACTGGCTGTTGGCGATGTTCTGTCTGTCAGAACCGTTCAAACCGCTGGTTGCAGTGGTGCCTCAACTACTTCCAACTTCCTGGCGGTACAGCCAACAACAGCGGCGCCTACTATAAGTGAACCGAAATGCGGCTTGGTCACTACCTTAACCGGCACTTCTGCAGAGCCGGCAGGCACAGTGCTGCAGTTCTACACAGGCGGCACGGCAGGGGAGCGAAACGGCACGCTTGTCACGCAGAGCGGCACAAGCACCCCGATCACAGCCACGGTAACCAGCACAGGGGCCTGGGCTGTTGATTTATCTTCTGTGGCCGGAGGCGGTATCACCGCAGGAACCGCCATCACGGCAAGGGCAAAGGCTCCGGGAAAAGTACGCAGTGTTAACTCTAACGCTGTGCGCGCTACGGCCGGACCAACAGAACCACTCGTTATCAACACTCCGATTACAGAAGGCGCCACAAGTATAGCAGGCACAGGCCCTGCCAGTGCGGCAGGCGCCAAGGTTATACTTTATATTGAGGGTACTCCTTTTGCTACACCTGTGCTGGTCTCCAGCGACGGAACCTGGGCAGTAAGCGGTGTAGCCCCACAGGAAGTTTTTGCAGGCGCTTCGGTTACAGCAACCTACACCCCAACAGACGGGTGCGAAAGTGCAAAAGCAGCGCCAGTAGTGGTAGCCTGTAGCCCACCCTCCTCAGCGCCAACTGTTTCGCCGGCTGCTGCTACTATATGTAGCGGTGACAGCGCCACTGTAACGGTAAACAACTCGCAGCCGGGTGTTAGCTACAGGCTTGTAACCCAGGCAGGCACAGCCCCTAACTACACCTACACCGAAACAGGTAGCTCTGTTTTAGGTACAGGCGGAGCGCTAACCTTAACCTCCGGGGCCCTTACAAGTGCGACCACCCTGCGTGTAAGGGCACGCAAGGTAGGAGGCACGGCCTGCGATGTGGTACTGCCCGGATCAGTAGTGGTAACGATTAACCCGCTCCCAAGCAACAACTATCAGCTCACGATCAGCAGCAATGCTGGCTGTGCAGGTACCTCTCCGGTGATAACTGTGGCGAATGCACAACCGGGATACAGGTATGAGCTGATTAACGACGCGACGAAAGAACCGGTTATTACTGCGACAGACAGTGATAACCCTGCAAGCCCAGGCACGGCTGGCAACCTAACTTTTACGGTTGCCTCAGTCAGTGCGACCACCACCTATGGCTTGCGCATCACAGACACGAGCCAGCCAAGCAGTTGCTCAGCAGAAAACATCCAGAAGGTGACCTACACTGTAAACGGACCTCTAGCAAACCAGGCTGTAACGATTAGCCGCTCAGAAATCTGTTCCGGCGGATCGGCCGTTATCACTGTACAGACAAACAACGACGGCGCTACTTACCAGCTGTTCGAAGGCTCTACAAACGAACAGGTACCCGGAACTCCTAACTTCACGGGAAACGGTACAGAGATGTCCGTAACAGTATCGCCTACAGCAACCACAACCTACTACTTTAAGGTTACAGAAGCGAACGGCTGTAGTGTTAACCTTATAGACAGGGAAACACTGATTGTGAGCAGCGGGGATGTCGCTGTATCGGCAGGAGAGTCGCGCACCGTGTGCGGCAGTACCGTGACACTACAAGGCACAAACCCGGCCCCGGGAAGCGGCCGCTGGACCCTTGACTACAGCCCGGGCAACAACACCGATGCCCAAATAGTTAGTCCGGAAAACTACGTAACAGAAGTTACTGGGCTCACCTCTGGCATATATGTGTTCAGGTGGACAATTGACACAAGCTGTGGCGGCTCAACGGGTACGGCAGACGCGACCGTGCAAATCACAGTGAACTGCCCGGCAGTTTATAACATTGCACCGCCGAAGTACATCGACGAGTACGCTGTCAACGATACAATGGCCACTGCAACTGACCCTGATGAGGGCATAGGTGACGCAACATATGTAGCGGGTAGTGGATTCTTCCCGAATGAGGCGCTGGAAATCGCCACAAACGGCACCATCAAAGTAGTCAACCCCGCTTTCCTGGAGACAGGCACCTACAGCTTTAGTGTCAGCACGATAGATGGCAGGGGAATCGAAACCATTACACCAATCCTCCTGCGCATCTACGGAGAGGAGCCTGTGATTGTCCCTCTTCCGGTTGAGCTGGTGTACTTTACAGCGGCAGTTCAGCAGGGGCAGGTAAGCCTGCAGTGGTTAACCGCTTCCGAAGAAAACAACAAAGAGTTTATAGTGGAGCGAAGCGAGGACGGCAAACAGTTCGCGGCAATCGGAAAGGTAGCCGGGGCCGGCACCACGACACAGCCACAGCGCTACGCTTTCGTAGACACAGCGCCACTTTCCTCCACCGTGTACTACCGCCTGAAGCAGGTGGACTACAATGGGGAGTTTGCTTACAGCAACGTGGTGGCCGTTAACACCCGCGGGCTGGTGACCGAGGAAGAGCAACTGGAGGCCTGGCCGAACCCGTTCAGGCAGCAGCTTAACCTCACAGTGGCCGCCCCAACCGCCGGCGAGGCAAGCGTTACCCTCACCGATATGCAGGGCCAGCAAGTATACCAGGGCACCGTGCAGCTACAGCCGGGCGCAAACACGCTTACCTTGCCAATCAGAGGGTTGCACAGCGGCATGTACATCCTGCGCCTGCAGGGCAACGGCATCAGCGGCAGCACGAAGGTGGTTAAAAAGTAA
- a CDS encoding beta-ketoacyl synthase N-terminal-like domain-containing protein, whose product MREEQKHIVIRGCGVISPLGYDAATTAAAYRKGAPAFSTVQHQGQPTPVAALPPEAEAQLELLLEANPTYKQLDRSVLMAVYAARHATEQAGWLHEKGPADDDLAVNIGSSRGATGLFETHYEAFQQHNLSSSASPTTTLGNLSSWVAHAVNAGGGQISHSITCSTALMAVANGAAWLKAGMAKRFLAGGTEAPLTDFTIAQMKAVGIYSRLVGQPYPCQPYAVEKQNTFTLGEGAAVFALEVQEKPLAGTAIVEAVGLGFEKLVSKTGISAEGINFQKAMRQALAQLPEPNPTVDLIITHTPGTRAGDKAELAAVQAVFGDAAPAITTNKWLLGHTLGASGALSLQYALHVLQQQQYASIPYPNLLTQAQPKPIQRVMVNAAGFGGNAASVVVRLAQ is encoded by the coding sequence ATGAGAGAGGAGCAGAAACATATCGTTATCCGTGGCTGTGGGGTAATTTCACCGCTGGGCTATGATGCGGCAACTACGGCGGCAGCTTACAGAAAAGGTGCCCCCGCCTTCAGCACGGTGCAACACCAGGGCCAGCCTACCCCCGTTGCCGCCTTGCCTCCGGAGGCCGAAGCACAGCTAGAGCTGCTGCTTGAGGCCAACCCTACCTACAAACAGCTTGACCGCTCCGTTTTAATGGCTGTGTATGCGGCCCGGCATGCGACGGAGCAGGCCGGGTGGCTCCACGAAAAGGGCCCCGCCGATGACGACCTGGCTGTGAACATAGGCTCTTCCAGAGGTGCAACCGGTCTTTTTGAAACGCACTATGAGGCATTCCAGCAGCATAACCTCTCTTCCAGCGCCTCCCCCACCACCACCCTTGGCAACTTATCAAGCTGGGTAGCCCACGCGGTTAATGCTGGCGGCGGTCAGATCAGCCATTCCATTACCTGCAGCACTGCCCTGATGGCTGTCGCTAACGGTGCAGCCTGGCTAAAGGCAGGCATGGCCAAACGCTTTCTGGCGGGTGGCACCGAGGCTCCGCTGACAGACTTCACCATTGCCCAGATGAAAGCGGTGGGGATTTACTCGAGACTTGTCGGCCAGCCTTACCCTTGCCAGCCGTATGCTGTAGAAAAGCAGAACACCTTTACCTTAGGAGAAGGGGCCGCCGTGTTTGCGCTAGAGGTACAGGAGAAACCCTTGGCAGGAACGGCTATTGTGGAAGCTGTCGGGCTGGGCTTTGAGAAACTGGTCAGTAAAACCGGGATCTCAGCCGAAGGAATTAACTTTCAGAAAGCAATGCGACAGGCGCTGGCTCAACTGCCGGAGCCAAACCCCACAGTAGATCTCATCATTACCCACACCCCCGGCACCCGCGCCGGAGACAAGGCAGAGCTGGCCGCCGTACAGGCTGTTTTTGGCGATGCAGCCCCGGCTATCACGACTAATAAGTGGCTGCTCGGGCACACGCTGGGCGCCTCTGGGGCACTCAGCCTGCAGTATGCCCTACATGTGCTGCAGCAACAGCAGTATGCTTCCATCCCCTACCCGAACCTGCTTACCCAGGCTCAACCCAAACCGATACAGCGGGTGATGGTAAATGCGGCAGGCTTCGGCGGAAACGCCGCCAGTGTCGTGGTGCGCCTGGCACAGTAG